From the genome of Nicotiana tabacum cultivar K326 chromosome 2, ASM71507v2, whole genome shotgun sequence:
taaggagtgcgcatctgcgaccactgccCTTCCTAGTCCATGTCGCATCTTCGACCATTTTGTCGCTTTTGCGGTCGCTCACCTGCGACCAtttccaccgcaggtgcgatagcACCACAATTGAAAAATATTCCAGAATTTCTCCAAGTCCAAATttggtccgtttaaccatccgaaacttatccgaggcccccagaacctcaaccaaatataccaacaagtcctaaaatatcatatgaacttagtcaaaacctcaaatcacatcaaacaacgctaaaatcacgaatcatgttccaattcaagcttaatgaaacttagaaattccaacttctacattcgatactgaaacttatcaaatcaagtccgattgatctcaaattttgcgcacaagtcataaatgacataacggacctatgaaaatttttagaactgaattccgaccccaatatcaaaaattcaactccccggtcaaacttccaagctaaaatttttattttagctatttcaagcctaatttaactacagactttcaaataattttcggacacactcttaagtccaaaatcatcatacggaactattggaatcatcaaaactctattccggggtcgtttacacataagtcaacattcggtcaaaAAATTTTAACCTAAGTTTtcatccttgagactaagtgtattaattcattctgaaacatcaCCAGATCCGAACTGACTACCCCGGCAAGTTATATAACATCTATAAAGTAtggaatgagcagtaaatgggggaacagagCTACAAATCTTAAaataactggccgggtcgttacaactgaGCTAAAACAAGTAAGAGTGCAACCAGCCTAAAAGGAAATAAACAAGGAAAGAGAGGTTGCGGAGGAGACTGAGAAAGTGCAAGAGAAGGTATTAGAAAAAGTGCCCGAGCAGGATCTAACTCAAGCTACAGGAAAGAAGAGACCTCCAGCACCTTTCCCGCAGAGGTTGGCCAAATATCAGAAGGATGAGCAGTATAAAAAATTCatgaaaatgctgaagcaaattcaGGTAAACATTCCTCTAATCGATGCTTTGAGGgagatgcccggttatgcaaaaatgatgaaggacttgatgtctcgtAAGTTTGACTTCCAAGACTTGGCAAATGTCACATTGACACAGACTTGTAGTGCTGTTGTGTCAAGACCTATAGCTAAGAATTTATCCGGCCCTAGAAGCTTCACAATTCCATGCACCATAGGTAGCTATGCATTTTCCAAATCATTGTGTTATTTGGGAGCAAGTATAAATCTGATGCCATTGTCTATCTATAAAAAGTTAGGAATTGGAAGAGCAAGGCCCACATCCATGTTACTGCAGCTAGCTGACCGAACGGTGAAAAGGCCATCAGGTATACTTGACGATGTACTTGTGCAAGTTGGAAAATTCATGTTTCCAacagattttgtcattctggaCTGCAAGGTTGAtgaggagattcccataattttgggaaggtcgTTCTTGGCCACAGGGAGAGCTCGGATTGATTGTGAAACAGGGGAGCTGAAAATGATGCTGAATaatgaagaaataacatttaaaGTGCAAAAGTCTATGCGGCGACCCAGTGAGTTTGCAAATTGCTCTTTTTTAGACATAGTGGATGTAATCATGGAGGAATATGATGAGTCACTTAATGCAAAAGTCCCTCTAAACTCCTGCCTTATAAACTtagaaaaagtaaatagtgaGGACTTAGCGAAATGGGTGTTGGCTCTTCAAGGACAAGGGAACTAGAAAATAGAGCTCGAATTCGAGCCTTTACactcgaaaaaaaagaaagaccCATCCAGCCAAGCCATCAATCAAAGCACCACCACAATTGGAGCTGAAACCGTTACCAtctcacctcaggtatgctttcttgggacctaactcgtctttacctgttattatctcatctggtttgttagatgtgaGGGTAGAATGACTTTTGCAGGTGTTGAAAGAGTGCAAGAATACAATTGGTTGGACCATTGCAGACATTAAGGGTATCAGCCCGACCTTCTATATGCATAAATTTCTACTAAaagatgggcacaaaccttcaagagaacatcaaagaagatcGAACCCtaatcatgaaggaagttgtaaagaaggaagtgatcaagtggttagatgcgggaataaTTGATAGGTTcgaaggtaattgtttatactgacaATGTTGCTTTCAGGTACCTAATTGATAAAAAGGAAGCAAAGTCGCGCTTGATTTGATGGGTTCTCCTGCTGCTAGAGTTTGACTTGGAAATTTGTGACTGAAAAGGAACAGAAAACCAAATTGTCGATCACTTTTCCATGCTTGAAGGAGCTGAAACGAAGGTTGAGGTAGAAGAGATCATGGAGAATTTCCCAGATGAACAAATGTTGGCCACGAGCATTTAGgtagcgccatggtatgcagacattgcaaactacctggcaAGCGGTATTGTTCCCTATGACTTATCTTCTGTGaagaagaaaaagttctttcgtgattgtTGCATGTAATTCTGggatgaaccatatttgtttcgaatttgtattgataacatgatccggagatgtatTACTGAGATAGACCAAGcttctattttgcaggcatgtcatgctTTGCCTTATGGAAGTCATTTCGTAGGAGTAAGGACAACTGctaaagttttgaagttgggcttCTATTGGCTGACGTTGTTTAAATATGCACACATTTGGGTAAAgagttgtgatgaatgtcaaaggacATGGAATATTTTCCATagacatgagatgcccatgaacccaatctAAGAAGTGGAAGTATTTGATGTATAGGGAAtcgactttatgggaccatttgttAGCTCATACAACAACAAGTATATACTCGTAGCAGTGGACTATATCTCGAAATGGGTAGAAGTTGTAGCACTCCCAAAAAATGATGCAAAGGGAGTTATTGGTTTTCTAAGAAAAAATATCTTCACCCAATTTGGAACTCCAAGAGAGATCATTAGTGATGGAGGAACTCACTTCTGCAATCGAGCCTTCGCAAAGTTACTGGAAAAATATGGCGTACGCCATAAGGTTGCCACTCCGTATCATCCACAaacaagtggtcaagttgaggtGTCAAATAGAGAAATCAAGAGTGCTTTGACCAAAACTGTAAATGCTACTCGGACTGATTCGGCgaaaaaattggatgatgcactatgggcctACCGCACTACATTcaaaactctgattggtatgCGACCGTACAAATTTGTATTTGAAAAGGCATGTAACTTACCGGTGGAGCTAGAGCATAGAGCATTTTGGgaattaaggcaattaaatcTTGACATGGAGGCCGCTGATACGAGTAGAGTCATAGAACTTCATGCCCAAAATGAAGAttgaaactatttttgggaaAGCTAAAATTTAGATGGTCGGGACCATTTAGAGTGGTGCAAGTACTCTCAAGTGGAGCTGTAGAAATTGAATCCGAGGATGGAACGAACAGGTTTAGAGTtaatgggcaaaggttgaaacattaccttggcaTGGAGGAGGAAAGAGTTGTATCGGTGATTCATTTGAAGGAGCCTCAATTGTTGAGTGAACCTTAAGTTTGATCacatgcgtcgtgccacgacattaaatcaggtgctcgttgggaggcaacccaatccGTAGTTTATTTTAGCTTAACTataaattttcatttgttttatgcACTAACAAGTCTTTAGCTAAATCTTGATGTCTAAACAGGTAATGGAGCACGATGGAAAGTCATGGCGCTTGGAGTTGTtcacaaaacaaaataaaaattacatgCGTACGCTCCAAACAACGATGTGTACCTCACGTCACCCAGTTTAATGCATATCGCACCTGGAGGCAAACCTCGCATCGCAAACATTTCACCACGTGGAACAACTTGCATTGCCTGCTGCCCAGCGTGCTTTCCAGCTTACGTCGCCCAGTCTTCAGCGCGCTATACAACTCGCCCAGCAAGGGTTGTAGCGAGACCAATCTCGCAGCAGCCTCGCATCGCCAGGTAATTACCTCGCATAGAAAGGGATACATCGAGCAAAACCTGGCATTAGCCTTATCTCACGTGGGATACAGCGAGCAAAACCTAACAGCAGACCTCGCATCACCAGGTAAGAACCTCGCATTATGCCTCGCGTCGCCTGCTTCGCAGCTCGCTAAGGAGCTCGCCTCACCAGGTAAGTTTCTCGCTGGGTGCTTGGGTCGCCAGGTAACATGtgttttaatttattaagctttgttttctaacttctttctattaaaaaaattatacaaaCACACATACCTAACTTAACACAATACACTTTTTTCTATTATCCCACACCTTGCTGCCCGtcccttttcccttttaattttttAAGCTTTGTTTTCTAACTTCTTTCTATTAAAAAACTACATAAACACACACACCTAACTTAACACATTACACTTCTTTCTATTAGCCCACACCTCACTACATAAACACACACACCTAACTTAACACATTACACTTCTTTCTATTAGCCCACACCACACTACATAAACACACACACCTAACTTAACATATTACACTTCTTTCTATTAGCCCACACCTCACTGCCCGATCCTTTTCCCTTCCCCCTCACAAATAAATTACATTGAAGACATTCACTAATCATCTCCTTcactcatttgagacatcaattGAAGAACACTTCAATCCTCCTAAGCATCTAAGGTATGTTTCTAACTCTTTCATCTATCAAAAAATTTGAATTGAGTTAAGAAATGAAATTCCACCAATATTTGGTACGTATTCATAGCATCAATTTTCTTGCTCGCCCTAATTCCATAAACCCCATAGGATTGGTATTGCTGTAGGGTACAAGGGTGATAATATGAAATTCCCAAGCCGATTTGGGGAGGGTGAGGCAATCCCTCATCTCTACAACCACTTTGACAACACTAGCGGATGCTAAGTGTTTGTCGAAATGCCTCAAAGGCACTCTTTTCTCAAAAGGAGTTTTGGTCTCCAGGATTATAATACTTGTGCTATGTTGCATTGCACCACTCAAAATTACAAATTTAATTGGGCTCAACAGCAGCTATATGCATAGAAAGTGTGGTAAACACCATTTTTCCATTGCTTTATTCgcatgctaaaataaagagaTGAAGTCTGAGTAGCCTCAAAATGGTTGAACATCATGTAGTGAACTCTTAAGTGTGGGGTCTCAAGACCATGTTTTGAATTGATTCATCTGCTTTATCACTGAGGAACATTCATTTATGTAGGTACGAGTATGCCTCCTAAAAAAGACGATGGTAAAGGCAAGGACAAGGCTACTATTCCGACTAAGGCCAAGGCTTCTTCCGGACCTCCTCCGAAAATGAGAAAAGGTGGGGAGGCCACTTCAAGCCAAGTTGAAGGGTTGCAAGTAGTTGCGGCTATAGCAGCCACACGCCCACAACCTGAGGGACAACGAGAATTTGGAATGAAGAGCATACCTCAATATGCCAAGTATTGGTACAAGCTTTGTCGGCCGAGACATATACATTCTGAGTCAGCTATTCATGAGCGGCGCCTACAAGCTAAGTACCAATCAATTTGGAAAGGTATTCATGACCTTGGTTTAAGCTACGTGTTTAGAAACACCAGGGATATAAATGACAACCTTGTTCGGGAATTTTATGTCGGTTTTGATCCGAATGATCCTGAGCAGCCGGTGCCTATTAGAGGTAGGTTGATCGATTTTTCGGCAACAGTTATATGCAATTTTCTGGGAGCTCCGGATGTTCCACAGGACCCCTTGGACAACTTCATCACCCGTCTTACATATCAGGCATTGAGACATACTCTCTGTGGTGTCAATTCTATGGCTTCTTGGGTTCGTGACAAGAAGACCCAACGCCATAGGAAATTTCCAAAGAAAGAAATGAAGCCGGAAGCTCAGGTGTGGCTGAAATTGATCAACACGTGACTATTACCATGCAATCATGAGAATCTTATAAGCCGTGAAAGGATATGCGTGTTGTACTTCCTCATGACTAGCCATAAAGTGAATGTGTGCCACTTA
Proteins encoded in this window:
- the LOC142166788 gene encoding uncharacterized protein LOC142166788 yields the protein MLKQIQVNIPLIDALREMPGYAKMMKDLMSRKFDFQDLANVTLTQTCSAVVSRPIAKNLSGPRSFTIPCTIGSYAFSKSLCYLGASINLMPLSIYKKLGIGRARPTSMLLQLADRTVKRPSGILDDVLVQVGKFMFPTDFVILDCKVDEEIPIILGRSFLATGRARIDCETGELKMMLNNEEITFKVQKSMRRPSEFANCSFLDIVDVIMEEYDESLNAKVPLNSCLINLEKVNSEDLAKWVLALQGQGN